In the genome of Pseudomonadota bacterium, one region contains:
- a CDS encoding sigma 54-interacting transcriptional regulator, protein MPIDENYFFREATLRICSSLEIEKALWNCFIYIRDYIPADIILIDIYDPETGIGETIAKADLSGGKLISAKTVAPADTKKLIEELRINPEMTPKILVANRIGDHPILGPMSDIVGHPDAAFMAIGPNPEWDFIAGILIGNNKGKKYSEKHVQLFTLLSEPFTIALSNYLRYREVLRLKEVLADDNRYLQEELLQQAGEEIVGAHFGLKQVMEKVGQVAPLSSPVLLLGETGTGKEVIATAIHNLSLRRNGPFIKVNCGAIPESLMDSELFGHEKGSFTGALSQKRGRFERAHGGTIFLDEIGELTPGAQIRLLRVIQEKEIERVGGSETIKIDIRVIAATHRNLETMLAEGKFRTDLYFRLRVFPIVISPLRDRRADIPALIQYFMVKKTQELGFLKVPTLAPGAIEKLMNYNWPGNVRELQNAVEHALILSREQPLAFDSLGDIIPRTEAIIPESNGKNPFSLEQTMSEAIVKALQMSNGRVGGENGAAKILEINPSTLRTKMRKLGIHANTKGTK, encoded by the coding sequence ATGCCGATAGATGAAAATTATTTTTTCCGGGAAGCTACGCTGCGCATCTGCAGTAGTCTGGAGATCGAAAAAGCGCTATGGAACTGCTTTATCTATATCCGTGACTATATCCCGGCAGATATAATACTTATAGATATTTATGATCCGGAAACCGGGATTGGGGAAACCATTGCAAAAGCAGATTTAAGCGGAGGAAAACTTATATCCGCCAAAACTGTTGCTCCGGCGGATACTAAAAAGCTTATCGAGGAATTGCGAATAAACCCTGAAATGACACCAAAGATATTGGTGGCCAACCGAATTGGCGATCATCCGATTTTGGGCCCAATGTCCGATATTGTTGGCCACCCTGATGCCGCGTTTATGGCAATCGGGCCAAACCCGGAATGGGATTTTATTGCCGGTATTCTTATCGGTAATAACAAAGGTAAAAAATACTCGGAAAAACATGTACAATTATTTACGCTTTTAAGTGAACCTTTTACCATTGCACTCAGCAATTATTTACGTTACCGGGAAGTACTGCGGCTTAAAGAAGTTCTTGCGGATGACAACCGGTACTTACAGGAAGAGTTACTGCAGCAGGCAGGAGAAGAGATCGTTGGCGCCCATTTCGGTCTGAAGCAGGTCATGGAAAAGGTCGGCCAGGTTGCGCCCCTTTCCAGTCCTGTTCTCTTGTTGGGAGAAACTGGAACAGGAAAAGAGGTCATAGCCACAGCCATTCATAATCTGTCGCTTAGAAGAAACGGCCCATTTATTAAAGTTAATTGCGGTGCCATCCCTGAATCCCTTATGGACAGCGAACTATTTGGCCATGAGAAAGGTTCATTTACCGGAGCCCTTTCTCAGAAACGCGGCCGCTTTGAGCGGGCCCATGGCGGCACAATCTTTCTTGATGAGATCGGCGAGTTAACTCCAGGAGCACAGATCAGACTCTTGCGGGTAATCCAGGAAAAGGAGATAGAACGGGTTGGCGGATCGGAAACCATCAAGATTGACATCCGGGTTATTGCTGCTACGCACCGCAATCTGGAAACCATGCTGGCAGAAGGCAAGTTCCGTACAGACCTATATTTCCGCCTACGGGTTTTTCCGATTGTAATTTCGCCTCTGCGTGACCGACGCGCCGATATTCCTGCTTTGATCCAATATTTTATGGTGAAAAAGACTCAAGAGCTGGGCTTTTTAAAGGTCCCAACCCTCGCACCCGGTGCAATTGAAAAACTTATGAACTACAACTGGCCCGGCAATGTCCGGGAATTGCAAAATGCAGTTGAGCACGCCCTTATCCTCAGCAGGGAACAACCACTGGCCTTCGATAGTCTGGGTGATATTATTCCCCGCACAGAAGCAATAATACCAGAGAGTAACGGGAAAAACCCTTTCAGTCTTGAACAAACAATGTCAGAAGCGATTGTAAAAGCCCTGCAAATGTCCAATGGCCGTGTAGGTGGTGAAAACGGCGCAGCAAAGATTCTGGAAATTAATCCTTCAACACTTCGAACCAAAATGCGTAAGCTCGGTATCCATGCCAACACCAAAGGAACTAAATGA
- a CDS encoding efflux RND transporter permease subunit: MKSFNLTEWALNHKQIIYYFIFITFIGGVISYQNLGRMEDPDYTIRQMIVSVAWPGASAREIEEQVTDKIEKKLQETPGLDYLKSYSTPGKSIIYVALKEDDVHEDEVRPTWLEVRNMVNDIKVTLPQGVVGPFFNDRFDDVFGCVYALTGDGFTYEEMRERAEKIRRNLLRIKDIKKVELLGVQPEIITIEIENGKLALLGIDPAVIARFVAAQNAMAPSGMMETSTDKIFLRTTGMFEKVKELKSLPIRAGGRTFRLGDIAGIKRGYADPPEPKMFYNGLPAIGLAASMEKGGNILDLGQNLDEAIKRIKKELPLGLELNTVSDQPQVVKAAINEFIKVLAEAVIIVIIVCFLSLGLRSGLVVALCIPLVIAGVFIAMQILGIDLHKISLGALIIALGLLVDDAIIAIEMMTVKLEQGWDRFSAASFAYKATAFPLLTGTLVTSAGFIPVFISKGSASEFTGSIFSVVTIALLISWVVAVTVTPLIGFSLVKVKHTPAGHEHNIYDTFFYRLFKRILVWCLTYRWLVIAATVASLIASVFLMGKVKKEFFPASTRPEVVVELRLPEGASLQATEQEAHEFAKHISNDPGIIQYSYYIGKGAPRFVLTAEPTLPNTNFAQFIILARDFEARNRLVKKTKKIFTTSFPNVRGIAKVINTGPSDAYPVMIRVSGINHQKVRDIAKQVRDVMAADSNLRNVNQDWNEKNKVMHLTVDQDKARILGIDSRTLSLNLQSLLSGVPVAEFREKDKTVNIVIRADAKNRSDLSGIKDLNIHIGRGRFIPLGQIATISYDAEEGLIWRRNLKPTITVQAGTIPGVLGNDATAKVFKNLSDLRKSLPQGYSIEIGGAMELSIKSTRWLLEPVPLMILIITTLLILQLHSISKVVLVLLTAPMGIIGVSLGLFLTGRPMGFVVQFGILALAGIIMRNTVILIDQIDQQLKAGESVWNSIINATVLRFRPIMLTAAAAILAMIPISFSVFWGPMAVAIGGGLFGATIMTLVSLPAIYAAWYKAKP, from the coding sequence GTGAAATCCTTTAATCTGACAGAATGGGCGCTGAATCATAAGCAGATAATTTACTATTTTATCTTTATTACCTTTATTGGCGGAGTCATTTCTTATCAAAACCTGGGACGCATGGAAGATCCTGACTATACTATCCGCCAGATGATCGTAAGCGTTGCCTGGCCAGGTGCCAGCGCCAGAGAGATAGAAGAGCAGGTAACAGACAAGATTGAAAAAAAGCTCCAGGAAACACCGGGTCTGGATTATCTCAAGAGTTACTCCACCCCGGGAAAATCCATTATATATGTTGCTTTAAAAGAAGATGATGTCCACGAAGACGAGGTTCGTCCAACCTGGCTTGAAGTGCGTAATATGGTCAACGATATAAAGGTAACGCTTCCTCAAGGTGTTGTTGGGCCTTTCTTTAATGATCGCTTTGATGACGTTTTTGGTTGTGTCTATGCACTTACGGGTGACGGTTTTACATATGAGGAAATGCGGGAAAGAGCTGAAAAAATCCGTCGAAACCTTTTGCGTATAAAAGATATCAAAAAAGTTGAGTTGTTGGGGGTTCAGCCCGAGATAATCACTATCGAGATAGAAAACGGCAAGCTTGCCTTATTGGGTATTGATCCGGCTGTTATCGCCCGCTTTGTTGCGGCTCAGAATGCCATGGCTCCTTCCGGCATGATGGAAACATCCACAGATAAGATATTTCTCCGTACAACAGGTATGTTTGAAAAGGTTAAGGAGCTTAAGAGTTTGCCAATTCGGGCCGGAGGACGTACCTTTCGCCTGGGTGATATTGCGGGTATCAAACGTGGTTATGCAGATCCACCGGAACCCAAGATGTTTTATAATGGTCTGCCGGCCATAGGTCTGGCAGCATCCATGGAAAAAGGTGGCAATATTCTGGACCTGGGGCAAAACCTCGATGAGGCTATAAAGCGCATCAAAAAAGAACTCCCCCTGGGTTTGGAACTAAACACGGTGTCCGATCAGCCGCAAGTTGTGAAAGCTGCGATCAATGAATTCATTAAGGTTTTGGCGGAAGCAGTAATTATTGTAATCATTGTCTGTTTCTTAAGCCTGGGGCTGCGATCCGGCCTTGTTGTCGCTCTTTGCATCCCACTGGTAATTGCAGGCGTTTTTATTGCAATGCAAATTCTGGGAATCGACCTCCATAAGATTTCTTTAGGGGCGCTTATCATTGCTTTGGGGCTTTTGGTGGATGATGCCATTATCGCCATAGAAATGATGACCGTTAAACTCGAACAGGGATGGGACCGCTTTTCTGCGGCTTCCTTTGCCTATAAAGCAACTGCTTTTCCTCTTCTGACGGGAACCCTGGTTACGAGCGCAGGTTTCATTCCCGTGTTTATTTCCAAGGGCAGTGCTTCCGAATTTACCGGAAGCATCTTTTCGGTGGTAACGATTGCTTTGCTTATTTCCTGGGTGGTTGCAGTTACTGTCACGCCGCTGATCGGATTTAGCCTCGTGAAAGTAAAACATACTCCTGCCGGTCATGAGCATAATATCTATGATACATTCTTTTACCGGTTGTTCAAAAGAATCCTGGTATGGTGCCTGACCTACCGTTGGCTGGTAATTGCGGCCACCGTGGCCAGCTTAATAGCTTCCGTTTTTTTAATGGGAAAGGTGAAGAAGGAGTTTTTTCCGGCCTCTACAAGACCGGAAGTAGTAGTCGAATTACGCCTGCCCGAAGGAGCATCGTTGCAAGCCACCGAACAGGAAGCACATGAGTTTGCAAAACATATCAGCAACGATCCGGGCATTATACAATATTCCTATTATATAGGAAAAGGAGCGCCTCGTTTCGTCCTTACCGCCGAGCCTACGCTTCCCAACACCAATTTTGCACAATTTATCATTTTAGCCAGGGACTTTGAAGCACGCAACAGGCTTGTGAAAAAAACAAAAAAAATATTTACTACCAGCTTTCCAAATGTACGCGGTATTGCCAAAGTAATTAATACCGGGCCATCCGATGCCTATCCGGTAATGATTCGTGTTTCAGGGATTAACCATCAAAAGGTTCGTGACATTGCAAAACAGGTACGTGATGTCATGGCGGCCGATAGTAATCTTAGGAATGTAAATCAGGACTGGAATGAAAAAAACAAAGTCATGCATCTAACCGTTGATCAGGACAAAGCAAGAATACTTGGAATTGACAGCCGGACTTTGTCTCTTAATCTTCAGAGTCTTCTGTCGGGCGTACCGGTTGCCGAGTTTCGGGAAAAAGACAAGACCGTAAACATTGTGATTCGTGCAGATGCAAAAAACAGGTCCGATTTATCCGGAATCAAGGATCTCAATATACACATCGGCAGGGGCCGCTTTATCCCTCTCGGTCAGATCGCGACAATAAGCTACGATGCAGAAGAAGGCTTGATCTGGCGGCGAAATCTGAAGCCGACCATCACGGTACAGGCCGGAACAATCCCCGGTGTCTTGGGAAATGATGCAACCGCAAAAGTTTTCAAAAATCTGTCAGACCTTCGCAAATCTCTTCCACAAGGCTACAGCATCGAAATCGGGGGAGCCATGGAGCTTAGCATCAAGAGTACCCGCTGGCTTCTTGAACCTGTGCCATTGATGATTCTGATTATCACAACACTTTTAATATTGCAGTTGCATAGTATTTCCAAGGTAGTACTGGTACTGCTTACGGCTCCCATGGGCATAATCGGTGTCAGCCTGGGGCTATTTCTTACGGGTCGGCCCATGGGATTTGTCGTCCAGTTTGGGATATTGGCTCTGGCAGGTATTATCATGCGCAATACCGTTATCCTGATCGACCAGATCGATCAGCAGCTTAAAGCCGGAGAATCGGTATGGAACTCGATAATAAATGCAACAGTACTTCGTTTTCGTCCTATCATGCTAACCGCAGCGGCGGCCATTTTAGCCATGATCCCCATTTCATTCAGTGTATTCTGGGGGCCTATGGCAGTAGCTATCGGCGGAGGCCTGTTTGGTGCGACAATAATGACACTTGTGTCTCTGCCGGCCATATATGCCGCATGGTACAAGGCGAAACCGTAA
- a CDS encoding TolC family protein, which yields MRYCKINLSMIKKWRTILLTVILICYSNAGIAADDVPQMITLSEGLKIVTKQGRAVKIAGFSERIAESDVNVARSGLLPRIDASAGHTSLDRQPAMTVNGMAINTSDSHHYSYSISIQQILFDFYGSLSRYQASSMLLEAKKFDSARIRNSAALEFTVVFYELLESEHLVVAADKDIERLEAHYRDADKLYKAGVTTRNDLLQVQVRLSDARQKQLTLKNLEALRSANLNNLLLRPLNSPVRAEEINNPILPPSNPDLEQLWMEALKKRAEIKIVDRTLNAINLETVAKKSEFLPKFFVRASNDYMENSYQLHENNWSLMFGVNINLFEGGRSMANLQKTGYQKNQLLEQRARLVDEIKLELQRYTLDLHNAYARILANQDAVDQAQENLRINKRRYEEGEGTATQVLDAVTLMTNAETNRIRSIYDYRRAEAATHYATGIDLREIYK from the coding sequence ATGAGATATTGTAAGATAAATTTATCAATGATCAAGAAGTGGCGGACAATTTTACTTACGGTGATATTAATCTGCTACTCAAATGCCGGTATTGCTGCTGATGATGTACCGCAAATGATAACTCTTTCAGAAGGTCTGAAAATCGTTACAAAACAAGGCCGGGCTGTTAAAATCGCAGGGTTTAGCGAAAGAATTGCCGAGTCGGATGTTAATGTTGCACGTTCAGGTCTTCTGCCCAGAATCGATGCTTCTGCAGGGCATACAAGTCTGGACCGTCAACCGGCTATGACCGTAAACGGTATGGCAATCAATACTTCCGACTCCCATCACTATTCATACAGTATCAGCATACAGCAGATTCTGTTTGATTTTTATGGCAGCCTTTCACGTTATCAGGCAAGCAGTATGCTTCTTGAAGCAAAAAAATTTGATTCTGCCAGAATACGAAACTCCGCCGCTTTAGAATTTACTGTAGTGTTCTATGAATTGCTGGAGTCAGAACATCTGGTTGTTGCGGCAGACAAGGATATTGAGCGGCTGGAGGCACATTACAGGGATGCGGACAAGCTTTACAAGGCAGGTGTTACTACCAGAAATGATCTTTTGCAGGTCCAGGTACGTCTGTCAGACGCCAGACAGAAGCAACTGACACTAAAAAATCTGGAAGCCTTGCGTTCGGCGAATCTTAACAATCTACTTTTGAGACCCCTAAACAGTCCGGTCAGGGCTGAAGAGATAAATAATCCTATTTTGCCGCCTTCCAATCCTGATCTGGAACAGTTATGGATGGAAGCTTTAAAAAAGCGTGCGGAAATAAAGATTGTAGACCGGACATTAAATGCTATCAATCTTGAAACGGTTGCAAAAAAGTCGGAATTTTTGCCGAAATTTTTCGTGAGAGCATCAAATGATTATATGGAAAATTCCTACCAGCTCCATGAGAATAACTGGTCGTTGATGTTCGGGGTCAACATAAATCTTTTCGAGGGTGGACGTTCCATGGCAAACTTACAAAAAACCGGGTATCAAAAGAATCAGCTTCTGGAGCAACGGGCCAGGCTTGTTGATGAAATCAAACTGGAACTGCAGCGCTACACCCTTGATCTGCATAATGCTTATGCACGTATTCTGGCAAACCAGGATGCCGTGGATCAGGCGCAGGAAAATTTGCGTATTAACAAAAGACGATATGAGGAAGGTGAAGGTACGGCTACACAAGTACTTGATGCCGTGACCCTTATGACAAATGCCGAGACGAATCGCATCCGCTCTATTTATGATTACCGTAGAGCGGAGGCTGCGACTCATTATGCTACCGGAATCGATTTGCGGGAAATTTATAAATAA
- a CDS encoding efflux RND transporter periplasmic adaptor subunit, with translation MILLLMFLFCLIFAGIFYKDRFQAAPLIEDDTPLVRTMIVDSTTDNIKNYSYSGEVRGRRESQLAFQVGGKIIKRYVELGSMVKQGQILMQIDPQDIAETVNSQIARVAAIKSQLDLAEKNLNRYRQLYEQDVVSRAQLDRYESTYEVAQATYQQAEAQYVQVSNQLKYSSLRTDRSGVVSGISAEAGQVVGPGQIVITMVDEKELEIEIYVPENRIGDLKNVTLIRITFWALPDLIVAGKIREISPMANPVSRTYKVRVSLLQQLPEIKLGMTAKVEIAAPDDQTIIASIPLSALYQTKETPCVWIVREEKVWLRPVRTGIFGNGRVQISDGLKTGEVIVTAGVHKLREGQKVKVMEGDKK, from the coding sequence ATGATTCTGTTGTTGATGTTTTTATTTTGTCTTATCTTTGCCGGGATTTTTTACAAAGACCGTTTTCAGGCAGCTCCTTTGATAGAGGATGATACCCCTCTGGTTCGTACCATGATTGTTGATAGTACTACTGATAATATAAAAAACTATTCGTATTCAGGAGAGGTTCGCGGCCGCAGGGAAAGTCAATTAGCCTTTCAGGTAGGTGGTAAAATAATCAAGCGATATGTGGAGCTTGGTTCCATGGTCAAGCAGGGACAGATACTGATGCAGATTGATCCTCAGGATATTGCAGAAACTGTAAACAGCCAAATTGCCCGGGTTGCTGCTATTAAATCCCAATTGGACTTGGCTGAGAAAAACCTGAATCGCTATCGGCAATTGTACGAGCAGGATGTGGTCAGCCGTGCACAACTTGACCGTTATGAAAGTACTTATGAAGTAGCACAAGCAACGTATCAGCAGGCAGAGGCTCAATATGTACAGGTATCCAACCAGTTAAAATACAGTTCACTGCGTACGGATCGTTCGGGTGTGGTTTCCGGAATCAGTGCCGAGGCAGGACAAGTCGTGGGCCCCGGACAGATTGTAATAACTATGGTAGATGAGAAAGAATTAGAGATTGAAATCTATGTTCCTGAAAACCGTATTGGTGATCTTAAAAATGTTACTTTGATCAGGATTACTTTCTGGGCTCTGCCTGATTTGATTGTTGCAGGCAAAATTCGTGAAATATCGCCTATGGCGAACCCCGTTTCCCGTACTTACAAGGTTCGCGTAAGTCTGTTACAACAATTGCCGGAAATCAAACTGGGCATGACAGCTAAAGTAGAAATCGCAGCTCCGGATGATCAAACCATTATTGCATCTATTCCCCTGTCAGCTCTGTACCAAACTAAAGAAACCCCCTGTGTCTGGATAGTCCGGGAAGAAAAAGTCTGGCTCAGACCGGTCAGGACGGGCATTTTCGGAAATGGCCGGGTTCAGATCTCGGATGGTTTGAAAACAGGAGAAGTTATTGTTACAGCCGGTGTTCATAAATTGCGTGAAGGTCAGAAGGTGAAAGTTATGGAAGGTGACAAAAAGTGA
- a CDS encoding VPLPA-CTERM sorting domain-containing protein: MKIHSRIALFSISVSLLFVLSLPIPSFGWVFSSIYPSDSSDSILTFGDGVSTQYSYNTGPVVSNEQYIHTNSIDINHNTGSIKGYSGYSLDTARTVTRTENLINAIAGTNEPAYYANIAGAIFYDSIARGPEEIGNPAYGTVFIDVEGSFNYEFGAPSLAIVGAVGITVIPAGGNYLNSTSYSLSGEYANSEDTSMIPNDSSIYTIEALQVSLPSGEVLYNPTLPEIHTDVQFISQDPDALSLRVSLSVPIQNGDQWMIDGLVGGGATHAYLEDFSEIEIGDTGEVAAASGYVDFQHSATIGIELPEGFTLEGENAPPQSIINYSTSPVPLPGAIWLLCSGLIGIVGFRRKI; this comes from the coding sequence ATGAAAATTCATTCACGCATTGCATTATTTAGTATTTCGGTATCTCTTTTATTTGTACTTTCTTTGCCAATCCCGTCTTTTGGCTGGGTATTTTCCAGCATTTACCCCAGTGATTCGAGCGACTCAATCCTAACATTTGGTGATGGCGTGTCTACCCAATATAGTTATAATACCGGTCCTGTTGTCAGTAATGAACAATACATACACACTAATAGTATTGACATCAACCATAACACTGGAAGCATCAAGGGATATTCAGGTTACAGTTTAGACACCGCCAGAACTGTTACACGCACCGAAAACCTGATAAACGCGATAGCAGGCACCAATGAACCTGCATATTATGCTAACATAGCGGGCGCTATCTTTTATGATTCCATTGCAAGAGGACCGGAGGAGATTGGCAACCCAGCCTATGGGACTGTCTTTATTGATGTTGAAGGTTCTTTCAATTACGAGTTTGGTGCTCCATCATTGGCGATAGTGGGCGCTGTCGGCATCACTGTGATTCCAGCAGGAGGAAATTACCTCAATAGTACGTCCTACAGCCTCAGTGGTGAATATGCAAACTCCGAAGATACAAGCATGATACCAAACGATAGTAGCATATATACGATAGAAGCTTTACAGGTCTCACTACCTTCTGGAGAGGTTCTTTATAATCCAACATTACCAGAGATCCACACAGATGTTCAATTTATAAGTCAGGATCCAGACGCTCTTAGCTTGAGAGTGAGTTTATCAGTGCCTATTCAGAACGGTGACCAATGGATGATTGACGGTTTAGTAGGTGGAGGAGCAACCCATGCATATTTAGAGGACTTTAGTGAGATTGAAATTGGCGATACTGGAGAGGTGGCTGCTGCCAGTGGGTACGTGGATTTCCAACACAGCGCAACCATAGGGATTGAATTACCTGAGGGTTTCACGTTGGAAGGAGAGAACGCACCGCCTCAAAGCATTATTAATTACTCAACCAGCCCGGTTCCTCTTCCTGGGGCTATCTGGCTACTATGTTCTGGGTTGATTGGGATTGTGGGATTTAGAAGAAAAATTTAA